From a region of the Solanum stenotomum isolate F172 chromosome 2, ASM1918654v1, whole genome shotgun sequence genome:
- the LOC125855882 gene encoding uncharacterized protein LOC125855882 has product MCIDNRQLNKVTVKNKYHLARIDDLFDQLQGASMFMKLINVVFQPYLDFFVVVFIGDILVYSKTEADHDRHLRISFSTIASLLTRLTRQSVSFQWFYKCEESFQNHKTLLTSALVLTLTREGVDFTLYCDASRVKLGGVLMQKGKVIDYASRQLRTHERNYPTHDLEFATVVFVLKLWLDHLYGVHCEAFMDHQSLRHIFIQRDLNLRQHRWPELLKDYDFTILYHPGKANVVVVALSRKTFIMESLSAISVEERPLTKDVQRFVCVSLMMRCCLIRDKLRKGETNETVLDSDGVLRIRGKIYVPKVDQVHLFDLGSGQVYGRKALQHGLGTRLEMSTTFHLQTDGLSEQTIQVLEDMIRACALYGRQCRSPITWFDSTEMDSLDTDFLRDAMKQLRKYMPDESHILSLDSVELGPYLYFEEELVAILDRRVWKLRTKEIALVKVQWKYRTIGEASLLRRSCCLNNLLLSEGSVT; this is encoded by the exons ATGTGTATTGATAATCGgcaattgaacaaagtgacaGTGAAGAACAAGTATCATCTTGCTCgcattgatgatttgtttgatcagcttcagggtgcatCTATGTTCATGAAGTTAATAAATGTGGTATTCCAACCTTATCTGGATTTCTTTGTAGTAGTGTTCATTGGTGATATATTGGTGTACTCCAAGACCGAGGCAGATCACGATCGACATTTGAGGATT AGCTTCTCTACCATTGCATCTCTTTTGACTAGATTGACTCGGCAGAGTGTGAGTTTCCAGTGGTTTTATAAGTgcgaggagagctttcaaaatcATAAAACCTTGTTGACGTCGGCTCTAGTTTTGACTTTAACCAGGGAGGGTGTGGACTTCACcctgtattgtgatgcttctagagtcAAATTAGGTGGTGTTCTTATGCAGAAAGGCAAGGTGATTGActatgcctccagacaattgAGGACccatgagaggaattaccctacccatgacttagagtttgcAACTGTAGTGTTTGTGCTTAAGTTATGGCTAGATCATCTGTATGGGGTTCATTGTGAGGCTTTCATGGACCATCAAAGTCTTCGGCATATCTTCATTCAGAGAGATTTGAACTTGAGGCAGCACAGATGGCCTGAACTACTGAAGGACTATGACTTCACCATCTTATATCATCCAGGGAAGGCCAATGTGGTGGTCGTTGCTTTGAGTAGGAAGACTTTTATCATGGAAAGTCTTTCCGCTATTAGTGTGGAGGAGAGACCATTGACTAAAGATGTTCAGAG ATTTGTATGTGTTAGTTTGATGATGAGATGCTGTCTCATTCGAGACAAGTTAAGGAAAGGGGAAACCAATGAGACTGTCCTTGATTCTGATGGTGTCTTGCGGATTAGAGGCAAGATTTATGTGCCCAAG gttGACCAAGTCCACCTATTTGATCTTGGTTCGGGTCAAGTTTATGGCAGAAAA GCTTTGCAGCATGGTTTGGGTACTCGGCTAGAGATGAGTACAACTTTCCATCTTCAGACAGATGGTCTGTCTGAGCAAACGATTCAAGTGTTGGAGGACATGATccgagcttgt GCGTTGTATGGAAGACAGTGTAGATCTCCGATCACATGGTTTGATTCAACTGAGATGGATTCATTAGATACAGACTTTCTTAGAGATGCTATGAAACAG CTTCGGAAGTACATGCCGGATGAGTCTCATATACTTTCCCTTGATTCAGTTGAGCTGGGTCCATACTTATATTTTGAGGAAGAGCTTGTAGCCATTTTGGATAGGCGGGTATGGAAGCTTAGGACCAAAGAGATTGCTTTAGTGAAAGTGCAGTGGAAGTATCGTACAATTGGTGAG